The bacterium genome contains a region encoding:
- a CDS encoding DUF58 domain-containing protein, with amino-acid sequence MHGFAVEFAGHRQYVPGDDVKHLDWRVYFRQDRHVIKQYEMETNLVCHLMLDVSESMRYGQADTQKLLYAARLAITLGHLIVEQSDKVSLALFDEEIRDRLKPSNTMAQVLQMATAVDQIEPTRKTQMGPALLDLAARAGRRGIVIILSDLLVEPDDLVAGLQRLRYDGHEVVLMQVMHHDELAFDFSGTIRFLGIEMDEQVLARPNDIRDAYLDALGEHNARLEEICNANRCERVLCDTSRNMGNLFADYLQRRQVSHRRW; translated from the coding sequence ATGCACGGATTCGCCGTCGAGTTCGCCGGCCACCGCCAGTACGTGCCCGGCGACGACGTGAAGCATCTCGACTGGAGAGTCTACTTCCGCCAGGACCGGCACGTCATCAAGCAATACGAAATGGAGACGAACCTCGTCTGCCATCTCATGCTCGACGTGTCGGAATCGATGCGCTACGGCCAAGCCGACACGCAGAAGCTGCTCTACGCCGCCCGGCTGGCGATCACGCTCGGGCATCTGATTGTTGAGCAGTCCGACAAGGTCAGCCTAGCGCTGTTCGACGAAGAGATTCGCGATCGATTGAAGCCGTCGAACACCATGGCCCAGGTCCTGCAAATGGCCACGGCCGTCGACCAGATCGAACCGACTCGAAAAACGCAGATGGGCCCGGCGCTGTTGGACCTGGCCGCGCGGGCCGGCCGCCGGGGCATCGTCATCATCTTGAGCGATCTGCTGGTCGAGCCAGACGACTTGGTGGCGGGGCTGCAAAGGCTCCGCTACGACGGCCACGAGGTGGTGCTAATGCAGGTCATGCATCACGATGAGCTCGCCTTCGACTTTTCCGGCACCATCCGATTCCTCGGCATTGAAATGGACGAGCAAGTCCTCGCACGGCCCAACGATATCCGTGACGCGTACCTGGACGCACTTGGCGAGCACAATGCCAGGCTGGAAGAGATCTGCAACGCCAACCGGTGCGAGCGAGTCCTCTGCGACACGAGCCGGAACATGGGCAACCTCTTCGCAGACTATCTTCAACGACGTCAGGTATCGCATCGGAGGTGGTAA